The genomic interval TGACGGTGCTCGGCGCCTTCGAGGTGGACGTCGAGGGCAACATCGCCTCCTGGATGATCCCCGGCAAGCTGGTCAAGGGCATGGGCGGCGCCATGGACCTGGTGGCCGGCGCCGACAACATCATCGTCACCATGACCCACGCCTCCAGGGACGGCGAGTCCAAGCTGTTGGCGCGCTGCTCGCTGCCGCTGACCGGCGCCGGCTGCATCCGCAAGGTGCTCACCGACCTGGCCTACCTGGAGATCGAGAACGGCGCCTTCGTGCTCAGGGAGCGCGCGCCGGGGGTGAGCGTCGAGGAAATCGTCGCCAGGACCGCCGGCAGGCTGGTGGTGCCCGGGCAGGTGCCGGAAATGACTTTCTAACATCCGCCCAGCCAAAACCGGGTGATGTATCCGGAAACCAGGGTTTTGCCCTGGTTTCTGCATTTTAGAAGCGCACCTCTTCTGCGTCGGCCAGCAGATGCTGTCGGGCCATCCACAGGTTCGATAAGGCGAACAGCGTCGCCCATTATGAAGTGTTCTTGGCCACTCATTATTGTTTTCTCGTTGATCGGCACAACAGCTCAGAAATACCCCCGACCGGCGGCTAGTGCAGTTTCATAGATGTAGTTATGAAAAATGCGGCGTCGGGCGATGCTATGGCCCATGAAAGCACCTTTATTCGTTCGCCCTTTGAGTACCCAGGAACGGCAGGCCCTGCAAGCGGGTCTGCGCGCTCGTGAGGCCTTCACGCTGCGACGCTGCCAGATCCTGCTGGCCAGCGCCGACGACAAGACCGCCACGGAAATCGCCGCCCTGTTCGGCTGCGCCACGCAAACCGTACGCAACACCCTGCGGGCCTTTGCCGCCGAGGGGGTGTCTTGCCTGACGGAGAAGTCGCATCGGCCCAAACGTGTCCGTCCCTTGCTTGCGGGCACGCAGGCCGAGCGCTTGCGCACCTTGCTGCACCGCAGCCCCCGCGATTTCGGCAAGCCCACCCGCTTGTGGACCTTGAGCCTGGCCGCCGAAGTGGCCTTCGAGCAGGGGCTGACCGAACGGCAGCTGAGCCATGAGTCGATCCGCCAGGCGCTGATACGCCTGGGTGTGGGTTGGAAGCGGGCCAAGACCTGGATTACCAGCCCGGATCCCCACTATGCGCGCAAAAAAGCGACGCGACTGGCTGATCGAACTGGCCACAACGCACCCGGACTGGGTGCTGGGTTTCCAGGACGAGGTCTGGTGGAGTCGTTTTGCGCGCCCGTCCCTGAAGGCCTGGAGCGCGGGTCCGGCCCTGCGCCTGCAGCAGTTGCCGGCGGATCCGCAGGATGCCGAACCCAAGGCGCTGAGCTGCTATGGCCTGCTGCGCGCCGACACGGGGGCAGATGCTGCTGCGCTTCGTCAAGGGCCGCCCGGTCAGCCAGGTGACCGAGGACTTCCTGGCGTGGGTCTGCGAGCGCCTGGCGAGCGAAGGGAAGAAGGCGCTGCTGATGATCTGGGACAACGCCAGTTGGCATATCAGCTGGATCGGGGCGCACAACCGCCGGGCCAGGGCCGAGGGTGGCGTACGGATCGTAACCTGCCGCCTGCCGAGCAAGAGCCCCTGGCTGAACCGGATCGAGCCCAGTTGGGTGCATGGCAAGCGGGCGATCCATGAACCCGAACGCCCATTGACGATCGCCGAGGTGATGGAGCGAGTCTGCACCTAATTACGGTTGTGAGCAGCTCCCACCGCTTGAACAGAATGTTGGTTGAAACTGCACTAGGTGGGCGCAGAAGTCGCTCCTCAATTCCGGGCTTTTTTGCGTGCCAACTGATCGCTGAGGAACAGTTCGACCATGGCATGGGCGACATCGGATTTTCGCCAGTGCCGCGAAAGTGCGCGCCTCGAGCTCCAAGGCCTCGTCCAGTGATAGCACAGCCTGTCGGACGACTGCTGTGAGGATAGCCTCTGGCGCCGGATAGTGAGGGTCAAGCTTCCCTGCGTGGTGCTGCTGCACAGCAGCCAGCAACGCCTGGCTCTCCGGAGTCACACGGGGGGGCTGCTGCTTGCGGGCGCGGTAGGCGGCGACCGGCAGCTCGCCATTGGCTGCCATGCGTAGCAGGTTCAGCGCAGATCCGCGTAGCTTGTCGGCAGCGACAATACGGTCGACCGCACCTTGCTCCAGCGCCAGGGCTGAACTATTCGGGGTGCCGGAGAGCAGCCAGTCGAGCGCCGCCTCGGCACCGATTAGCCGGCTCAGGCGCACGGTGCCGCCACAGCTGGGGCAAACGCCCAGCTTCACCTCAGGCAGGCCGACCCGAGCGTCTACCGCCAGGACCCGGAAGTCGGCCGCCAGCGCTAGCTCGAAGCCGCCACCCAGCGCCAGGCCGTTCACCGCTGCCACGGTCGGGAACGGCAGATTTTCCAGGGCACTGAACAGTGCTTGTCCCCGGCGCACCCACCCCAGTAGCTCACCTTCACTGCGGGAGAAAGCTGCGGTGAACTCGGTGACGTCGGTGCCGATGCCGAATACGGGCTTGGCGCTGGCGATCAACAAGCCCTCGACCTCATGGCTGTGGCGTTCAAGCAGTCGGACGACCTCTGCCAGCTCGCCTAGAGTCAGGCTGTTCAGCTTGTTAACGGAGGAGCCCTGCAGGTCGAGGATCAGCTCGACCAGTCCATCTTCCAGTGATTTGAGGCGTATCGCCTTGCCGTTGTACATGCCGTGAGCTCCTTATTGTTTTTGGTTCGCGGCCGCTCGGGCCGCACGCTTTCGGACCGTCGCCGCGCGGGCGACGGCCAGGTCGAAACATTCGGGAAGCGGGCGCGGCCACGCCGGACCGCGCCCGGCCGGTCAGTCGCGCTGCAGCAGCACCGCGATGCCCTGGCCGCCGCCGATGCACAGGCTGACGATGGCGTAGCGGCCCTGGATGCGGGCCAGCTCGTAGACCGCCTTCACCGTGACGATGGCGCCGGTGGCACCGATCGGATGGCCCATGGAGATGCCGCTGCCGTTTGGGTTGAGGCGCTCGCGCGGCAGCTCCAGCTCTTGGGCGACGGCCAGTGCCTGGGCGGCGAAGGCCTCGTTGACCTCGAAGACATCGATGTCGCCAACACTCAGGCCGTTGCGCTCGAGCAGTTGGCGGATGGCCGGAACTGGGCCGATGCCCATGATGCTGGGGTCGACGCCGACCACCGCGTAATCGATCAATCGGGCCAGAACCTGGCGGCCCTCGGCTTCGGCCTTGCTGCGCGCCATCAGCACCAGGGCGGCGGCGCCGTCGTTGAGTCCGGAGGCATTGCCGGCGGTGACCGTGCCGCCCTGCCTGAACGCCGGGCGCAGTCCCTCTAGGTCGGCGAGGGTGCAGCCATGGCGGACGTGCTCGTCGGTGTCGAACAGGGTCGTGCTCTTGCGGGTCTTCAGCTCGATGGGCAGGATCTGCTCCTTGAAGTGTCCTTGCTCAATGGCCCGCTGGGCGCGGTTATGGCTTTCGACGGCCAGTGCATCCTGCTGCTCGCGGCTGATGCCGAACTTCGCGGCGACGTTCTCCGCGGTCACGCCCATGTGGTACTGGTTGATCGGACAGGTCAGGGCACCGACCATGGGATCGACGG from Azotobacter salinestris carries:
- a CDS encoding helix-turn-helix domain-containing protein, which gives rise to MKAPLFVRPLSTQERQALQAGLRAREAFTLRRCQILLASADDKTATEIAALFGCATQTVRNTLRAFAAEGVSCLTEKSHRPKRVRPLLAGTQAERLRTLLHRSPRDFGKPTRLWTLSLAAEVAFEQGLTERQLSHESIRQALIRLGVGWKRAKTWITSPDPHYARKKATRLADRTGHNAPGLGAGFPGRGLVESFCAPVPEGLERGSGPAPAAVAGGSAGCRTQGAELLWPAARRHGGRCCCASSRAARSAR
- a CDS encoding CoA transferase subunit B, which gives rise to MALSREQMAQRVARELKDGYYVNLGIGIPTLVANYVPEGMDVMLQSENGLLGMGAFPSEAEVDADMINAGKQTVTARPGASIFSSAESFAMIRGGHVDLTVLGAFEVDVEGNIASWMIPGKLVKGMGGAMDLVAGADNIIVTMTHASRDGESKLLARCSLPLTGAGCIRKVLTDLAYLEIENGAFVLRERAPGVSVEEIVARTAGRLVVPGQVPEMTF
- a CDS encoding enoyl-CoA hydratase-related protein; amino-acid sequence: MYNGKAIRLKSLEDGLVELILDLQGSSVNKLNSLTLGELAEVVRLLERHSHEVEGLLIASAKPVFGIGTDVTEFTAAFSRSEGELLGWVRRGQALFSALENLPFPTVAAVNGLALGGGFELALAADFRVLAVDARVGLPEVKLGVCPSCGGTVRLSRLIGAEAALDWLLSGTPNSSALALEQGAVDRIVAADKLRGSALNLLRMAANGELPVAAYRARKQQPPRVTPESQALLAAVQQHHAGKLDPHYPAPEAILTAVVRQAVLSLDEALELEARTFAALAKIRCRPCHGRTVPQRSVGTQKSPELRSDFCAHLVQFQPTFCSSGGSCSQP
- the bktB gene encoding beta-ketothiolase BktB; this translates as MQKQQGIAIVSGVRTAIGDFGGSLKSHRPSELAGLMVAEAVRRAGIEAASIGHCVFGNVIHTEPADMYLSRMAALRGGLSEQTPALTVNRLCGSGLQAVIGAAQQIQLGLCDTAVAGGAESMSLAPYHLPTTRFGQRMGDGVTVDPMVGALTCPINQYHMGVTAENVAAKFGISREQQDALAVESHNRAQRAIEQGHFKEQILPIELKTRKSTTLFDTDEHVRHGCTLADLEGLRPAFRQGGTVTAGNASGLNDGAAALVLMARSKAEAEGRQVLARLIDYAVVGVDPSIMGIGPVPAIRQLLERNGLSVGDIDVFEVNEAFAAQALAVAQELELPRERLNPNGSGISMGHPIGATGAIVTVKAVYELARIQGRYAIVSLCIGGGQGIAVLLQRD
- a CDS encoding transposase, which codes for MLLRFVKGRPVSQVTEDFLAWVCERLASEGKKALLMIWDNASWHISWIGAHNRRARAEGGVRIVTCRLPSKSPWLNRIEPSWVHGKRAIHEPERPLTIAEVMERVCT